AACCCGTTACGAAGCCTCTGAAAGGCTTTCCTTTATAATTttataaattacattaaatattttagtCCTTTATTTCAAAGTGGATCAAATGTtcattttcagattttattttgtaggaatGACTGTACTAgaagttaaaatgtttgtgaTCTGGCTACTAGAGTGCCCCCTTGTGGACACATCTGGTACTTGCAGGTCGGAAATTTGTCCAACATccagaaataataaatcaataacgTGTgaaattttataataaaaatgtacattaatttatgtttttacaatgcattttatttgttttcattttgtttttctgtattataaacattttattaaaaaaattgtaatcaataaaaatctttttatgtgcattttttagacaaaacaccattttttttacattaacttAAAGCAGAGTGGGCGGTTCTGTACCTTCATGATGTCCATCACAGCCTGACACGCCTCCTCCTGGTCTTTGGCCACGATCACGCCCTTTCCTGCCGCCAGGCCGCTGGCCTTCACCACCAGAGCGGGAAAGTCCGCCCTGCAAACGACCGGGAGAGTCACGGCCTGCGGAGCGTGGTTGCCATAACAACAGAGGGGCTGAGGACCTGCGGATGAAGCTGCAGGCCTCCTGCGGGTCGCTGAAGGAGCCGTAGCGAGCCGTGGGGACGCCGTGGCGCTCCATGAAGGCTTTGGCGAAGCTCTTGCTGGCCTCCAGCTGAGCCGCTTTGGCCGAAGGTCCGAAACACGGAACCCCCGCCGCCGTCAGGTCGTCCACGATTCCTGCCAGGCGACCCGTAGCTCAAGATCCGAGGTCCGACGAAAGAAGAGGAGCAAACGAAGCGGCGCCACTCACCTGCCGCCAGCGGCGCCTCGGGCCCCACCACCACCAGACCCACGTGGTGATCCTTGCAGAACTGAGCCAGGATGGCGTGGTTGCTCACAGAGACCTCTGCCGGCGCCGAAGAGCGACAACAATTCAGAACAAACGGAAAACAATTTCCCCTCAGCAGCAAATATTAACCCTGGTTTGCTCCGCCCACTTTCTATTCCAAAGCAGTGAAATTGGGCAAATAGAAGACATTCTGATATGTCCTATAAAGCTGCGAGCAGCACTGTATGGCCCCCCAGGTACTACCCACCCCCCTGCCCTCCGCCATCTTCTGACTCACCTTCCCCTTCTGCCCCCACAGTCAGAGCAGACGGgacaatttctgttttaaaaacaaaacagaccttttgtttgaaatggcagcttttctgttggttttatcaccatagcaaccattttattttttggtcgcctgagggtgacgaacaggtcgatgtcatttttagcggaatctgcaaaagttaacttttgaatttccttggcaacggagtttttttttattaaccacgcccacattcctaatatttttatattttcttgaaaaaaaatttcagaaaaagtGAGAGTGACAGGGGAAGACCACGATTGTGAATGACTTTACATTCATAGAGGGGACAAAAAGTGACctttcctgaggtcaaaggtcaaacaaATTCAGTTCTGGTTGCAGATTTAAAATCTCATGAAAAATCGCTCAAATATTTGGGAAAACGTGGAAGAGGGAAATAAATTTGCCAAATTGTTCACTTTGCCATAAAAATGGCCGCCAATttgtaggtcctgtggccatcccataaaaATTTCATCAGATCCTTTGTCAGCAGCCCTTCGTTCTTCATAGGAACCAACACGACTcatccttcaaaataagagcagcTGGCGTTTGGGACCTTTGGCCTCAGATTTACCAGAGTTGCTGATCTTGCCGCAGGCGGCCGTCCCCGCGTTCCCCGGCGCCACCAGGACCTGCTGAGTCTGCGGCGACTGCGCCAGCTTCCAGGCCAGCGCGTGCTCCCGTCCGCCGCCGCCGACCACCAGCACCCGCTCTGCCATGGCTGTGTTGATCCGGCCTGTGTTGTCACGGAGACGCTCTGTCAGAATAAATCGCGTGAAGATTGTTAAGAGACGATTTAAAGGGAAAacaatttcccatcattccttttgACTGCACATAAAGTCAGCAAGTGACCTTTTTCTCAGATGCAATCACGTCCGGCGTGGAGCCGGCTCCATAAAGGCGTTTGATCTACAGTAAAGGAGCCGCCGCTTCATCCAGAAAAATCACTTTATACCTGAGAAACGTCTGTTTACGTTTAAAACATCCAGCGTGTTTATTTACACTAAACAGAGGATGCCTGTGGGGGGGGAGGGGCCTACATTCATCAATGTAATCAGAGTAAAACAGAGATAAATGCAGCTCTGCAGATAAACACTTCAGGAGTTAGACGGATCCCAATCATTTTATGTCTCACAGGGCCAGAGCGAAAGAATGAAGGAGGAAAAACTAAACCTGGTTATGAACTTATGTAAGTTAATGCATGTAAAATTAGAATACTTCTGTTAAATTATTCAACTAAAGTTTAAATCAAAAGGCTGATGAATGGGACAAGGGTTACAGCGGCTCACATGTCTGTGATTAGTCTCATCCCTCTGATCATGTGACTCACATTTCAAAGACAGACGATCAATCTTTAGAAAAATCAAACACGGATAAACTTTACCTGCAAGAAAGTTATTAGGAATAAATCTGCACTGAAATATATGAATACCCCACTTTGGCAAAAGTTATGGTTTAATTGAATTCaaagttcaaaagaaaaagaaaactctacTTGCAGATTGATTCATTTTTGATGTGTAACCATGACGACTCGACAAAAGAACTCAGCAATAACTTTAAACTGATTTTAACAAAGCATacatttttatgtgaaaaatgttATCAGTCATAACAGCAAacataaatattacaaaaatgttttaaaataaataaaacttcttgtttaaaatctctctaaaaaaaaggcaataattgcaaattgttgttaaaaaacaaataagttcCCTACAGATTTTAAAATACACTACATTAGAAAATGCGTTTATTTCTACggttattacaaaaaaaacacatctaaaGTAATTTAACACAAACCTCTGTttacaaacaaatgtaaaacacaaacaactaaACAATCTTTGTCAGCGTCTCATCACTCCAACACCAACCTGAATGTATTCCTGTCCAGGAAATAGTCGGAGCTCAGTAGTGGATCCTCTGCTCACCGTCTGCAGACTGAAGCTGCTGCAGACAAACGTCAAGTCTCCTCGCGAGCACAAAGCACGTGAGCTCGGAGCGACACAGCGCGGGAAAAGAGAACCAAGTGAAACGCGAACTTTGATGAAACCGCGACAAACAAGAGAAAGAATTAACGTGAAACTCTGCGAGGCTTCGAACCTCACGTGCACAACGTTTTGGGATAACTTTTTTGGAAAACTTCCTTGGGGCGTGGCGGTCGATTTGCATCATGGGAGTTGTAGTTACGGTTCACGCTAGAGCTAGCAaatatgctaaaaaaaacagataaaaacgtTCATTTCAGTTTCAACGTTCTACTAAAAAAACGTACAGTATATTATTAAAAGATAAATTaccaataaaaacatatttaaagatTGAAATGAAGCCACTTTTATGTACTTATTAAATTAttagttttattataaaaagttACACAAACAATGAGACCACGtttaaaattttattaaaatagatttataaattatagacaaacacaGTTTCTATTCATTTAAATCATATCCCTATATTGATAAGGGTTTCTCCTTAATTGAGTCGTTCTTACAGTATGAAATAACTcagttaatttaatttaatcacATAATAAATAGATAACTTGTCACATCACAATAAAGTGATTTCATATGTTGAGAGTGAACCCGAATCACCGaaagattattttatttgtttaacctGAAAAATGACGTAGAACCAAAAGACACAGATCCAACCACACATGTTCTGGTTCTACGGGCTTGTTGGAGAACCTATCACAGTTCCTGCTTTAGAGCAACGGCAGCTCTGCGGCGGCGAGGAGCTCCTGGGCCAGTTGTGACTCGTGGAGGACGAAGAGCGTCACCCCGGAGCTGTAGGCTGCAGGGATGCGGATGTGGCTCTGCTTTGGTTCCTCGTCCTCCTGGATCATCTTCCTCACCTGACCTGAAGACGGGAGAGGAagttttagggggggggggggggggggggggggggaagagtTTGTCACGGGAGACGGAGGTGCAGCCGCCTCACCTTCCACATCCAGGTGTCGCCAGCGCTGGTCTGACGGGTGATGGGAGAGGCCGGACAGGCAGCAGTCGGGGGTGAATCTCTGCAGGACGTCTTCACGGCGGATCAGGAGGACCGACTCGCTGCAGagcctctgctgcagctcctcctcactCACTGGAAGAAACTAGAGCGATGAAGACGTCCCACCCCAGAAactgcctcctcctcttcttcagagACTCACCCACATCCAGGGGATTCGTCATGAAAACAGCGTTTGGAGCAACTCCGAATATGAGCTGGTGGTGCCAGGCGTCGGGGACCTCCTCGCCCTCAGGAACGCCCACCTGCATGTTCATGGTTGCCACGGGGACGGCGCCTCTGCGGATCCAGCGTGCGAGCCAGGGGACCAGCCTGACCTTCCTGGGAGGATGGAAGTGGAAGAATCTGCCCCTCACCCTGCCGCCGCTGGCCTGCTGCGCGCCCGTGATCAGCTGCTCGTGCGTCGCTCCTGTCGGAGAACCGCAGACTCTTCAGTTTCTGCCTTCGGCTCGGCGGGAGCCGGGGACTCTTCTTACCAGCTTCGCTGCGAGACAGCAGGTAGTCGGGCAGCGGCGCCTCGTTCCTCCTCAGACGGGTTTGAACGCAGCGGTCAGCCTCCTCCGGAGCCACGTCCAGACCGAGGGCCCTCAGGACGTCCACCACAGCCGTGGCCCCACAGACGGAGGCCCCGATCTGCAATGTCTGCTTCTCCACAGCCTCCTGGATGGACCACAGCATGGCTGCAgctccttcttcctcttcctcctcttcacacTCCATCTGACACTGACAGGTCAGAGAAACGTTTtcagaacaaacacaaaactcagATTTAACATTTACTCATCAATAGAGTCTAATCTGGGCTCAGATTCACTCAAGTTGTCAGTTTCAGTTCACAGTTCACTGAAAAAAACGGAAGATTTGCCCCTTTTCTGTCCCAAAAGAGGCGATTCAGTCCGTATACAACTAGAGGCAGCAGTGCGCATGCTCAGACAACACGtggttgtgttttgttgctTCCTTAGCATGCAGAGAAAGAGACACGACGCGGGAATAGCGCCCCTACTGGCAACAACcggaagttttaaaaaatgcattacaaaagacaattttcttattttatataaaaaagaagaaaaaaatagtatattttttattttattaacttcagtttaagttaaatatttaatgttttggaGATCTGCAGGTTTATTTGATGCAAGTTTTTAATATATTCATGATCAAAGACACTTGATTATGTTATTGTGTTTTATCAGTTGTTTTCATGATCAGTTAATCAATTGTTGGttcaattaaaactttttttcccttaagtGTTTCTACTTTAAACCTAAATGTAGTTTTCATCAAatttatatataataaaatCCTAAAGTTGATAAAAGTAATGAttatattgaaaaataaattaaaagaaagttttgttAAATTTCAATTTGTCACCTTTAAAAGCCTAACGTCGTTAAAGCTGACTGGCATTATTTAGGTTAAATAAAGTTGTGACTAACtggaaaaaaattctaaataaactTTAGAAATAGaatatttaaactgattttaaaaaatgattttcattaaaaacgTTATCaccgaaaaactcaaaagaattAACTAAACTGATCATATTCAACAACACATAtttaagaatatttaaaaataatatttatactGTTGTGTGTTGGTTAAATCAGTTTCATTTACCAAATCgtgttgcagttcctcattCCACCAGCAGATGTCAGTGTTGCCGCATGGAACTGAATCTCCATCATGGGGCTAAAAAAGCCTGAAGGCCTCTTTGTTTCTGTCCTGCTCAGTTATCAGACGATCGTGTGCAACGCAAGCAGAGAGGCTGAACTCGTGAACCCCTCCTGCCGTCACAGAGACAACAACTCCTCCATGTttccacatttattttgtaaaacgaTCAACAAAAAGCTTCCTGCAGCCCAAACATGCTTTAAAGGagtccagctgctgcaggacagaCTTGACAAAAACAGGACATCTCAGAGCAGAGTAGGTTCTGGATCCTTCTCTAAAAGTGCTGTCAACATTCTCCTTATGTCAAGCCAAACCTAAACTCCGCCCCCTCCCGTTCACCTCGACTGACTGGATCCCTGGCGATCGTCGTGAACTTCCAGCAGGCTGGTTTGTATTCCCCTCAGCTCTGCTTCTCCCTGCTTTTTTTTACCCTCAGTAACAGTGATGGTGGCTGAAGCACAGAGTGATTAGAACTGACTGGACTCTGAGGCGCGTGATCAGGCAGCCGATATGAGGGGGGACGGCTTCACCTGTCTGCCATGAAAGACAGAAGCAGTGGAGGTGTCTTCTCACCGCCAGCCTTCACCTCAGCATCACCTTTAGCATTTACAGAGGCCAGGAGGCTGAAAAGAAATCCTTTGACTAAAGTCACCCGACGATGGAGACGTCCACAGGTCTCATCATCGCCTCTAATGGTCGTCAGCAAACACACCGATCAATATCAGCCACAGAGGGCTGTGAATATTATGATAGAGTTATAGcaaaagatcatttttcttgATAAATAAATTAGTCTCCAGCTGAACACAAATGACCacatttatttcacaataaaaggacTTCCCTGAATccttcaaaggttttttttccttcaattgTCATTTTTGAAGCTGGTATCTTTTCAttctgctctctgctctcttGCAGTTGATTTAAGTGCGCCTTGGgtgtaaatgtgttaaattcCTCTTTCATGTGTAAGCCGACACAGACACAACGCCTATACATACAGACATGCTCTCCATTATTAATAAGGCGCTCCCATTGGTGTTAACTTTACTTAAATCGATCAACAAAAGCCGGGAGAGGGAACGCCGACAGTTTAacgcaagaaaaacaaagacatgtaaGATGacagaatggaaaaaaattaaaaattgatcTTTGTGCAGCATTTGATGGCTTCTTTGATTGAGGAACTCACTGCAGGATTCTGTATTATTTCTGTGCATTTATGCTAAATGTGTCATATTCTTTATAATAAAGCTGCACAATTCACCACTTTGAGTAGAATTTGTGTTAATactccattgtggctctatgaccctccattgtggctctatgaccctccattgtggctctatgaccctccattgtggctctatgaccctccattgtggctctttgaccctccattgtggctctttgaccctccattgtggctctttgacccctccattgtggctctatgaCCCTCTTTTGTGGCTCtgtgacccctccattgtggctctatgaccctccattgtggctctttgaccctccattgtggctctttgacccctccattgtggctctatgaCCCTCTTTTGTGGCTCtgtgacccctccattgtggctctttgacccctacattgtggctctttgacccctccaatgtggctctatgaccctccattgtggctctttgacccctccattgtggctctatgacccctacattgtggctctttgacccctccattgtggctctatgacccctccattgtggctctatgacccctccattgtggctctatgaCCCCTACATTGTAGCTCTTtgaccctccattgtggctctatgacccctacattgtggctctttgaccctccattgtggctctttgacccctccattgtggctctatgaccctctattgtggctctctgacccctccattgtggctctatgaccctccattgtggctctttgacccctccattgtaGCTCTTtgaccctccattgtggctctttgacccctccattgtggctctatgaccctccattgtggctctttgacccctccattgtggctctatgaccctccattgtggctctttgacccctccattgtggctctatgacccctccattgtggctctttgacccctccattgtcGCTCtctgacccctccattgtggctctttgacccctccattgtggctctatgatccctccattgtggctctttgacccctccattgtggctctctgacccctccattgtggctctttgacccctccattgtggctctttgacccctccattgtggctctatgacccctccattgtggctctttgacccctccattgtggctctatgacccctccattgtggctctttgaccctccattgtggctctatgacccctccattgtggctctttgacccctccattgtggctctattacccctccattgtggctctttgacccctccattgtggctctttgacccctccattgtggctctatgacccctccattgtggctctatgacccctccattgtggctctttgacccctccattgtggctctatgacccctccattgtggctctatgacccctccattgtggctctttgacccctccattgtggctctttgacccctccattgtggctctatgatccctccattgtggctctttgacccctccattgtggctctctgacccctccattgtggctctttgacccctccattgtggctctatgacccctccattgtggctctttgacccctccattgtggctctttgacccctccattgtggctctttgacccctacattgtggctctttgaccctccattgtggctctttgacccctccattgtggctctatgaccctctattgtggctctctgacaccttcattgtggctctctgaccctccattgtggctctttgaccctccattgtggctctttgacccctccattgtggctctatgaccctccattgtggctctttgaccctccattgtggctctttgacccctccattgtggctctatgaCCCTCTTTTGTGGCTCtgtgacccctccattgtggctctttgacccctacattgtggctctttgacccctccaatgtggctctatgaccctccattgtggctctttgacccctccattgtggctctatgacccctacattgtggctctttgaccctccattgtggctctatgaCCCCTACATTGTAGCTCTTtgaccctccattgtggctctatgacccctacattgtggctctttgaccctccattgtggctctttgacccctccattgtggctctatgaccctctattgtggctctctgacccctccattgtggctctatgaccctccattgtggctctttgacccctccattgtaGCTCTTTGatcctccattgtggctctttgacccctccattgtggctctatgaccctccattgtggctctatgaccctccattgtggctctttgacccctccattgtggctctatgacccctccattgtggctctttgacccctccattgtcGCTCtctgacccctccattgtggctctttgacccctccattgtggctctatgatccctccattgtggctctttgacccctccattgtggctctctgacccctccattgtggctctttgacccctccattgtggctctatgacccctccattgtggctctttgacccctccattgtggctctttgacccctaCATTGTGGCTCTTcgaccctccattgtggctcttcgaccctccattgtggctctatgacccctccattgtggctctttgacccctccattgtggctctctgacccctccattgtggctctttgacccctccattgtggctctatgatccctccattgtggctctttgacccctccattgtggctctttgacccctccattgtggctctttgacccctccattgtggctctatgacccctccattgtggctctttgacccctccattgtggctctttgacccctccattgtggctctatgacccctccattgtggctctatgacccctccattgtggctctttgacccctccattgtggctctatgacccctccattgtggctctttgacccctccattgtggctctttgacccctccattgtggctctttgacccctccattgtggctctatgacccctccattgtggatctttgacccctccattgtggctctcttacccctccattgtggctctttgacccctccattgtggctctcttacccctccattgtggctctttgacccctccattgtggctctctgacccctccattgtggctctttgacccctccattgtggctctatgatccctccattgtggctctctgacccctccattgtggctctttgacccctccattgtggctctctgacccctccattgtggctctttgacccctccattgtggctctatgacccctccattgtggctctttgacccctccattgtggctctatgacccctccattgtggttCTTTAACCCctacattgtggctctttgacccctccattgtggctctatgaccctctattgtggctctctgacccctccattgtggctctatgaccctccattgtggctctttgaccctccattgtggctctttgacccctccattgtggctctatgacccctccattgtggctctatgacccctccattgtggctctttgacccctccattgtggctctatgacccctccattgtggctctctgacccctccattgtggctctttgacccctccattgtggctctatgatccctccattgtggctctttgacccctccattgtggctctttgacccctccattgtggctctttgacccctccattgtggctctatgacccctccattgtggctctttgacccctccattgtggctctttgacccctccattgtggctctatgacccctccattgtggctctttgacccctccattgtggctctatgacccctccattgtggctctttgacccctccattgtggctctttgacccctccattgtggctctttgacccctccattgtggctctatgacccctccattgtggatctttgacccctccattgtggctctcttacccctccattgtggctctctgacccctccattgtggctctatgacccctccattgtggctctttgaccctccattgtggctctttgaccctccattgtggctctatgacccctccattgtggctctttgacccctccattgtggctctctgacccctccattgtggctctttgacccctccattgtggctctatgatccctccattgtggctctttgacccctccattgtggctctttgacccctccattgtggctctctgacccctccattgtggctctttgacccctccattgtggctctatgacccctccattgtggctctttgacccctccattgtggctctctgacccctccattgtggctctttgacccctccattgtggctctatgatccctccattgtggctctttgacccctccattgtggctctttgacccctccattgtggctctctgacccctccattgtggctctttgacccctccattgtggctctatgacccctccattgtggctctttgacccctccattgtggctctatgacccctccattgtggctctttaacccctacattgtggctctttgacccctccattgtggctctatgaccctctattgtggctctctgacccctccattgtggctctatgaccctccattgtggctctttgaccctccattgtggctctatgacccctccattgtggctctttgacccctccattgtggctctatgacccctccattgtggctctttgacccctccattgtggctctctgacCCCTCcagtgcaggggggggggggggtgttaaacaGTCAGTTCAATATAGTACATCTGCTGCCCATCCTCCAAATGTTTATAGATCCAACTCCAAGAAGTTAAGCGCAAACAAAGCTCATATCATAAATCCACCAAATCGACATATGGAGGTGTAGGTGTATATGCCTATGCCTAGTTCAATGTTACAAAGTTTTCAGCTTGGGTAGACCTGAAATCAACAAACAGCATCCATCCTCGATAGAACCTGGCCTGCACAGAACCAGCAATAACTAATTCTTATAATGGAAGAGGACATTAAAGTGGAACTGAAGTTCAAAAGAGTACTCTAAAACAAGCATAATTAATAAATTCATTGAACATCAACCAAGAGGTGCATCAAATCCCATACAACAGCGGCAACACTCTAAATCCATTGTGTAAACAAAACACCATATAACCCGTTTACCCAGAGGAGCTCAGCTAACGCCAGCATCAGCTGATCTGTCTGGACACATCACTGAGTGTTTAGTAAAAATAACCCCCTGATAGCGCTTTTCACCGCCGTGCCGTGTCTCATGAATGCAGTGACATCTCGTCTGACCTCCCTAAAACAAACCCCCTGAGCTTGCCCCTTTACAAAGCCCAAGTCTCGCGATAATCACACAGAATCTGGCGAGAGCTTTACGACATAGCATTGGATGGGGCGAAGCTACAAAGCATGTCAGGGTTACAGTTTCCACATGGTGGCGCCTGTTTCAGGAAGCactggtacttcctgtttgggaacaCGAGAAGGGAGGGGGTTCTTCCAGTCAATGGTACCATCACACTTCTCCAGCAGCATCTCACCAccataaacatttaaatttactgtttttttaaattgttttctaaatgtgagcttaataaacacaaacatcaaTTTTTATGGTTCtacattaaaataatattccttttttccctcacaaaacacacatcaacacCGTCGTATCACCCGAGACGCCATCATCGTTTGGATCAAGTCTTTATGGCTTGGAAGCAGATTTTTCTaaactgacatttttgaatTGTTCTAGATGAAAAGTCTGTCTAGGCATTTCTTTTGGACAACTGTTTATAGatgtaaagtaaaataaaaaaaaatccactttttattTGCTGCCATcgtaaaaaaaatctggtttaGGAGACGTCATACCATTAGAAATGAATGGTTATCCCTCCTGAGAAGGACACATCTGGAGTTGGATTCACAATTTTCTTAGCGTTTGAGTAAAAACAAACCTGAAAACTTCCAGCGGAGTCACAAAGCTGGAGTTGGTCTCCCTGCTGACGCTAAATGAcgtccatgtcctcctcctctgttgtCCTGTTTGGAGTCATTTTCCAGCAGCCAAACACCATTTTCCGTAAACAGCTGGAGGCCCTTTGAGATTGTTCCACATTTCTAATACATTTCATTTGGCTGTTATCTATTCAGGGCCAGAAAAAGACGCCGTTCCTGGTGATAGCTCGGCGTGCACCTCGAAGGTTGAGAGTTCACGAAGACGCAACGACGCCCGCCGTTTAATCCCCCGTTCTCCAGCATATGTGCGGAAGGAGATCAAGAAACTGTCATCCGTTTACATCCCTGTGGTCGTCCCCTCGGAATAATACCGGAGTCTATTTAAACATTATCTCCATGACCTCTGGGCGCGCAGACGCTCCGCAGGGATCTGCAGGATTAACCGCAGCCTCTAAGGTAACCAGAATCATTAtgagcagcagcggcggcgctTTGAAAACAGCCATGACAACACATTAGCATTGAAATGAGGTAGCACTTTGTCAGAAGGTAGTTCTGGGTCACA
The sequence above is drawn from the Oryzias latipes chromosome 2, ASM223467v1 genome and encodes:
- the LOC101159248 gene encoding uncharacterized protein LOC101159248, encoding MECEEEEEEEGAAAMLWSIQEAVEKQTLQIGASVCGATAVVDVLRALGLDVAPEEADRCVQTRLRRNEAPLPDYLLSRSEAGATHEQLITGAQQASGGRVRGRFFHFHPPRKVRLVPWLARWIRRGAVPVATMNMQVGVPEGEEVPDAWHHQLIFGVAPNAVFMTNPLDVVSEEELQQRLCSESVLLIRREDVLQRFTPDCCLSGLSHHPSDQRWRHLDVEGQVRKMIQEDEEPKQSHIRIPAAYSSGVTLFVLHESQLAQELLAAAELPLL